One part of the Hydrogenobacter sp. T-2 genome encodes these proteins:
- the nusA gene encoding transcription termination factor NusA, with protein sequence MVKSLKKLIEQVAKDKNLPEWVVEKSLKNAIALAIKKDRRVREDLEVHLEDDHIRVCIVRKKNGEIVKLPLDISTEDVNRIAAYAAKEEFLRELEKAEEERGYLEYLEREGEIVFGIVRKITEEGDVIVDLGKVLGILPKREQIRKEEYKQGSRLKALLLSVSRRKGKYEIILSRTHPKFLKKLIEHEVPEVARGDVVIKAIVREPGERAKVLVHSEDSKIDPVGVVVGIRGSRIVPISEELSGERIDVIKWTSDDEELIRRSISPAPVSKIRLDRRNKKAEVAVPKEKLSLAIGRHGVNVKLANRITGWHIDVMSEEDFEALMRL encoded by the coding sequence ATGGTAAAGAGCCTCAAGAAACTCATAGAACAGGTGGCAAAGGACAAGAACCTTCCAGAGTGGGTTGTGGAAAAGTCTCTCAAAAACGCCATAGCCCTCGCAATAAAAAAGGATAGAAGAGTAAGGGAAGACCTTGAGGTGCACCTTGAAGATGACCACATAAGAGTGTGCATAGTGAGAAAGAAAAACGGTGAGATAGTAAAACTCCCCTTGGATATATCAACAGAAGATGTAAACAGAATAGCAGCTTATGCAGCTAAGGAAGAATTCTTAAGGGAGTTGGAAAAGGCAGAGGAAGAGAGGGGATACCTTGAATATTTAGAAAGAGAAGGAGAGATAGTATTTGGTATAGTGAGAAAAATAACAGAAGAAGGAGATGTAATAGTAGACCTTGGCAAGGTTTTAGGAATATTACCCAAGAGGGAGCAAATTAGAAAGGAAGAATACAAGCAAGGAAGTAGGCTTAAAGCTTTGCTTCTAAGCGTAAGTAGAAGAAAGGGTAAATACGAGATAATACTTTCCAGAACCCATCCTAAGTTTCTAAAAAAGCTCATAGAGCATGAGGTTCCAGAGGTTGCAAGAGGTGATGTGGTAATAAAAGCCATAGTAAGAGAGCCAGGAGAGAGGGCAAAGGTGCTTGTACATTCTGAGGACTCCAAGATAGACCCTGTGGGTGTGGTGGTGGGTATACGAGGTTCAAGGATAGTTCCTATTTCCGAAGAGCTTTCTGGTGAGAGAATAGATGTGATAAAGTGGACCTCAGACGATGAAGAGCTAATAAGAAGAAGTATTTCTCCTGCCCCTGTGTCAAAGATAAGGCTTGACAGAAGGAATAAGAAAGCTGAGGTAGCAGTGCCAAAAGAAAAGCTCTCTCTTGCTATAGGTAGGCATGGTGTAAATGTGAAATTGGCAAACAGGATTACAGGCTGGCATATAGATGTTATGTCTGAGGAAGACTTTGAAGCCCTCATGAGACTCTAA
- the folK gene encoding 2-amino-4-hydroxy-6-hydroxymethyldihydropteridine diphosphokinase, translated as MPLCYIAFGSNVEDRVNHIIKALELLKGYGSIKKVSTLYLSQPWGKTDQPVFINGVLEFETELNPIRLLEVLKNIERQAGRKPRERWGPREIDLDILLYENHILMLSFLRIPHLYLTERDFFLFPLLELKHDLIHPVSKVKLQEYASRLENNLTPFACLLPF; from the coding sequence ATGCCTTTATGCTATATAGCCTTTGGGAGCAACGTAGAGGACAGGGTCAATCACATAATAAAAGCCTTGGAGCTTCTAAAGGGCTATGGCTCAATAAAAAAGGTCTCCACACTATACCTTAGCCAGCCATGGGGCAAGACAGACCAGCCAGTTTTTATAAATGGCGTCCTTGAGTTTGAAACAGAGCTTAACCCTATAAGGCTTCTTGAGGTTTTGAAAAACATAGAAAGACAGGCTGGTAGGAAACCAAGAGAAAGGTGGGGACCAAGAGAGATAGACCTTGATATATTACTCTATGAAAACCATATTTTGATGCTTAGCTTTCTCCGTATCCCGCACCTCTACCTTACAGAAAGAGACTTCTTCCTATTTCCACTTCTTGAGCTAAAACACGACCTTATACATCCCGTAAGCAAGGTCAAACTTCAAGAATACGCAAGTAGGCTTGAAAACAACCTTACTCCCTTTGCCTGCCTTTTACCATTTTAA
- a CDS encoding ribonucleotide-diphosphate reductase subunit beta — protein MERTIIFNPEGDREPSRRKMVFGNPTNIMELNSVKYQWAFDLYKTMGFTNFWIPEEIPMHEDRKQYEKELSEYERRAYEMVLSFLIALDSYQVNMLKEFARYITAPELVMALTSQEFQEALHSYSYQFILESVVDPRVADEIYNYWRQDKVLMERNSVVAELYNEFIKKPNEENFIKAVFGNYVLESLYFYSGFAFFYTLGRQGKVRNTVQQIKYINRDELTHVTLFRNIILTLKEEQPELFTPEIEKWVYEFFKFATEKEIEWGKYVTQNQILGLNDYLIDRYIKYLSNLRLTQLGYKPLYPEVTENPMKWIDQFRTINDTKTDFFQAKPQTYAKRSELKW, from the coding sequence ATGGAGAGGACTATAATCTTCAACCCTGAAGGTGACAGAGAACCATCAAGAAGGAAAATGGTCTTTGGAAACCCTACCAACATAATGGAACTAAACAGCGTCAAGTATCAGTGGGCTTTTGACCTTTATAAGACCATGGGCTTTACCAACTTCTGGATACCAGAAGAGATTCCTATGCACGAGGATAGGAAGCAGTATGAAAAAGAGCTCTCTGAGTATGAAAGGAGAGCCTACGAAATGGTATTGTCCTTTCTGATAGCTCTTGACTCCTATCAGGTAAACATGTTAAAGGAGTTTGCACGCTATATTACCGCACCAGAGCTCGTTATGGCTCTCACCTCTCAAGAGTTTCAGGAGGCACTGCATAGCTATTCATACCAGTTTATCCTCGAAAGCGTTGTGGACCCAAGGGTTGCAGACGAGATATACAACTACTGGAGACAGGACAAGGTTCTTATGGAGAGAAATAGTGTAGTCGCAGAGCTTTATAACGAGTTTATAAAAAAACCCAATGAGGAAAACTTTATAAAGGCGGTTTTTGGCAACTATGTGCTTGAGAGCCTATACTTTTACTCTGGCTTTGCCTTTTTCTATACCCTTGGAAGACAGGGAAAGGTAAGAAACACCGTTCAGCAGATAAAGTATATAAACAGAGACGAGCTAACCCATGTGACCCTCTTTAGGAATATCATATTAACCCTCAAAGAAGAACAGCCTGAGCTTTTCACTCCAGAGATTGAAAAGTGGGTCTATGAGTTTTTCAAGTTTGCCACAGAGAAGGAAATAGAGTGGGGTAAGTATGTCACCCAGAACCAGATACTGGGTCTTAATGACTATCTTATAGACAGGTATATAAAGTATCTCTCTAACCTTAGGCTTACTCAACTTGGCTACAAGCCACTCTATCCCGAAGTTACAGAAAACCCTATGAAATGGATAGACCAGTTTAGGACTATAAATGACACAAAGACGGACTTTTTCCAAGCAAAACCTCAGACTTATGCCAAAAGGAGTGAATTAAAATGGTAA
- the rimP gene encoding ribosome maturation factor RimP yields MHLQEKLIAGKVKEMIEPIVKNMGYKLFDVEFKSERGWVLRVILDKEGGITLGDCEEVSKRISALLDVEDIIPVSYVLEVSSPGLTRELTKPSHFEFFQGRLIRVILREPIEGNRDMKGYIQGIKEGILQLREKETGKEYYIPLSLIARANLEIERW; encoded by the coding sequence ATGCATTTACAAGAAAAGCTCATAGCGGGAAAGGTGAAGGAGATGATAGAGCCTATAGTGAAAAACATGGGTTATAAACTGTTTGATGTAGAGTTCAAGTCTGAAAGGGGATGGGTGTTAAGGGTAATCCTGGACAAAGAAGGCGGCATAACCCTCGGGGATTGCGAGGAAGTGAGCAAGAGAATAAGTGCCTTGCTGGACGTGGAGGATATAATACCTGTGTCTTACGTGCTTGAAGTATCTTCGCCTGGGCTCACTAGGGAGCTTACCAAGCCCTCTCACTTTGAGTTTTTCCAAGGAAGGCTTATAAGGGTTATCCTAAGAGAGCCTATAGAAGGTAATAGGGATATGAAGGGATACATACAGGGTATTAAAGAAGGCATTCTTCAACTTAGAGAAAAGGAAACGGGTAAGGAATATTATATTCCTCTTTCCCTAATTGCAAGGGCTAACTTGGAGATAGAAAGATGGTAA
- a CDS encoding class I SAM-dependent RNA methyltransferase, with the protein MNLQESLYIKKLVYGGYGLAQKEGKTIFVDYALPGEIVEIQTLQEKKDYLLAKAKRVILQSSTRREPPCPYFGVCGGCQLQHMEYPAQVRSKEDILLETLNRIGKLELKRLEPSLFSEEFGYRVRVQFKVSEGKLGFFERRSHNIVEIKECLVAHPAINDLVPSLKELVKKVDGLKEIHVFYSPHEGEFLIKLLLEKPFPKEKLKKLTDNILPKRVVGVGVYIENRLYSLGRDFTFVKVGPYKYRVSMDSFIQVNHFLWEAFVSSAVPKERYNHVLELHCGIGFFSFFLSERSNFLLAYDTNRSAIRDAEYNAKINSVGNVSFQHESGLEALKKHAGEPIDLLFLDPPRSGLSEGEAKIILKNKPKEMVYVSCEPTTLARDLKVLVKGGYNLLGVRMVDNFPNTYHIEAIAYLRLE; encoded by the coding sequence ATGAACCTACAGGAAAGCCTCTACATAAAGAAGCTTGTTTATGGCGGTTATGGTCTTGCACAAAAGGAAGGAAAAACCATTTTCGTGGACTATGCCCTTCCTGGTGAGATAGTGGAAATTCAAACCCTTCAGGAAAAGAAGGACTATCTTCTTGCAAAGGCAAAGAGGGTAATACTCCAGTCTTCCACAAGAAGAGAACCGCCATGTCCCTATTTTGGAGTCTGTGGAGGTTGTCAACTTCAACATATGGAATATCCAGCTCAGGTAAGGTCAAAAGAAGACATACTTCTTGAGACTCTAAACAGAATAGGCAAACTGGAGCTAAAGAGGCTTGAACCCTCTCTATTTTCTGAGGAGTTTGGCTATAGGGTAAGGGTTCAGTTTAAGGTTTCTGAGGGGAAGTTGGGATTCTTTGAAAGGAGAAGCCATAATATAGTGGAGATAAAAGAATGCCTTGTTGCTCATCCTGCCATAAATGACCTTGTCCCTTCTCTCAAAGAGCTCGTGAAGAAAGTGGATGGTCTAAAGGAGATACACGTTTTTTACTCTCCTCATGAAGGAGAATTTCTGATAAAACTCCTCTTAGAAAAGCCCTTTCCAAAGGAAAAACTAAAAAAGCTCACAGATAACATCCTTCCTAAAAGAGTGGTAGGTGTAGGTGTGTATATAGAGAATAGACTCTACAGCCTTGGTAGGGATTTTACCTTTGTAAAGGTAGGTCCATACAAGTATAGGGTAAGTATGGATTCCTTTATTCAGGTTAACCACTTTCTTTGGGAAGCCTTTGTTAGCTCTGCAGTGCCAAAAGAAAGATATAACCATGTGCTTGAATTACACTGCGGTATAGGATTTTTTAGCTTTTTCTTGTCTGAAAGGTCTAACTTCCTTCTTGCTTACGACACTAACAGATCTGCTATAAGAGATGCGGAATACAACGCAAAGATAAACTCCGTAGGTAATGTGAGCTTTCAGCACGAAAGCGGTCTTGAAGCCTTAAAAAAGCATGCGGGAGAGCCTATAGATTTGCTCTTTCTTGACCCTCCAAGGTCGGGTCTTTCTGAAGGCGAGGCAAAGATTATTTTGAAGAATAAACCTAAGGAGATGGTTTACGTCTCCTGTGAACCTACGACCTTGGCAAGAGACCTAAAGGTTTTGGTAAAAGGTGGTTATAACCTGCTTGGTGTAAGGATGGTGGATAATTTTCCCAATACCTACCATATTGAGGCTATAGCTTACCTTAGGCTGGAATGA
- a CDS encoding ribonucleoside-diphosphate reductase subunit alpha produces the protein MYVLKRSGKKESLDISKIRIVIDFACKEIDVDPMELELDAQIQFRDGISTKEIQQLLIRTAAEKVSPQTPQWQYVAARLLLYDLYKDVGHLRGYKVKDKINGKYKPYNPDSFYRLVKTYADRGIYGDYLLREYTEEDFNQLARYIDPDRDLLFNYTGIKVLADRYLVRDEEGNIVELPQEMYMLVAMTLAIPEKKEERLKYAKLFYDLMSKHEISLATPTLMNARRTHTQLSSCFVLTVDDDLYDIFDNVQKAGQISKFAGGLGIYLGKIRATGAPIRKFKGASSGVLPVVKILNDVMIYVDQLGMRKGSASITLDIWHKDVLDFLEVKTNVGDERKKAHDIHPAISIPDLFMKRLKSRQNWTLLDPYYCKNVKDGKNLEDFYGEEFERLYEKLERELPAHAKKEVDAFELWKRLLTVIFETGEPYIFFRDTANRLNPNKHCGMVYSSNLCHEIVQNMSTTIHIEDTLTEDGIIVHKKKAGDVVVCNLGSVNLGKVYTKEDMERVVPLLVRMLDNVISMNFYAIKEAEWTNKRYRSIGIGVSNYHYCLVKHGIQWESEEHLEFADTLFERLAYYAIKGSMQLAKERGRYELFEGSEWSKGVFFGRSAEENTRISKNGFDWVGLAQEVKSYGMRNAYLIAVMPTGSTSLIVGATPSVDPIFAKYYKEENMSGILPQVPPEIDKYFWHYKSAYNIDQEWVIRAGAVRQKWIDQAQSLNLFIDPENIDGPKLSKLYELAWELGLKTLYYTRSKSMTDIEECESCST, from the coding sequence ATGTACGTCCTCAAAAGGAGCGGAAAGAAGGAATCCTTGGACATATCCAAGATACGCATAGTTATTGACTTTGCTTGCAAGGAGATAGATGTAGACCCTATGGAGCTTGAACTGGATGCACAGATACAGTTCAGAGATGGAATAAGCACAAAGGAGATACAACAGCTCCTTATAAGGACTGCAGCAGAAAAGGTTTCACCTCAAACACCGCAGTGGCAATATGTAGCGGCAAGGCTACTTCTTTACGACCTTTACAAAGACGTGGGGCATCTCAGAGGTTATAAGGTAAAGGACAAGATAAACGGTAAATACAAACCCTATAACCCAGATAGCTTTTACAGGCTTGTTAAGACCTATGCGGATAGGGGTATATACGGAGATTATCTCCTAAGAGAATACACAGAAGAAGACTTCAATCAACTTGCAAGGTATATAGACCCTGATAGAGACCTGCTTTTCAACTACACGGGCATAAAGGTGCTCGCAGACAGGTATTTGGTAAGGGACGAGGAGGGAAACATAGTGGAGCTTCCTCAGGAAATGTATATGCTTGTGGCTATGACCTTGGCTATACCGGAGAAGAAGGAGGAAAGGCTAAAGTATGCAAAGCTCTTTTATGACCTTATGAGTAAGCATGAGATATCTCTGGCAACTCCTACTCTTATGAATGCACGCAGGACACATACACAGCTTAGCTCTTGCTTTGTGTTAACTGTAGACGATGACCTTTATGATATCTTTGACAATGTGCAAAAGGCGGGGCAGATATCCAAGTTTGCAGGCGGTCTTGGTATATACCTGGGCAAAATAAGGGCAACGGGTGCTCCTATTAGAAAGTTCAAAGGTGCAAGCTCTGGAGTGCTTCCTGTGGTGAAGATTCTAAACGATGTGATGATATATGTAGACCAGCTTGGTATGAGGAAGGGCTCTGCCTCCATAACCCTTGATATATGGCATAAGGATGTTTTGGATTTCCTTGAGGTGAAGACCAACGTAGGGGATGAGAGGAAAAAGGCTCACGATATACATCCTGCCATTTCAATACCAGACCTTTTTATGAAAAGGCTTAAAAGCAGGCAAAATTGGACCTTACTTGACCCCTATTACTGTAAAAATGTAAAGGATGGGAAAAATCTTGAGGACTTTTATGGAGAGGAATTTGAAAGGCTTTACGAGAAATTAGAAAGGGAACTGCCAGCACATGCAAAGAAGGAAGTGGACGCCTTTGAACTTTGGAAAAGGCTTTTGACGGTGATTTTTGAAACTGGTGAGCCATACATATTCTTTAGAGATACTGCAAATAGGCTAAACCCCAACAAGCATTGTGGTATGGTATACAGCTCTAACCTGTGCCATGAGATAGTGCAAAACATGTCCACAACTATCCACATAGAGGATACGCTTACAGAGGATGGAATTATAGTTCACAAGAAAAAGGCTGGAGATGTGGTAGTTTGTAATCTTGGGTCTGTTAATCTTGGCAAGGTCTACACAAAGGAGGACATGGAAAGGGTTGTGCCACTGCTTGTGAGGATGTTAGATAATGTGATAAGTATGAACTTCTACGCCATAAAAGAGGCGGAATGGACAAATAAAAGATACAGGTCAATAGGCATAGGGGTAAGCAACTACCATTACTGTCTTGTAAAGCATGGCATACAATGGGAGTCAGAGGAGCACCTTGAGTTTGCAGATACCCTATTTGAAAGGTTGGCTTATTATGCTATAAAGGGTTCAATGCAGTTGGCAAAGGAAAGAGGAAGGTATGAGCTTTTTGAAGGCTCAGAATGGAGTAAAGGAGTGTTCTTTGGCAGGAGTGCGGAGGAAAATACAAGGATTTCTAAGAATGGCTTTGATTGGGTAGGTCTTGCACAGGAGGTCAAAAGCTACGGTATGAGAAACGCCTACCTTATTGCGGTGATGCCCACAGGCTCTACCTCCCTCATCGTGGGAGCAACACCATCGGTAGACCCCATATTCGCCAAGTATTACAAGGAAGAGAACATGTCTGGAATACTTCCTCAGGTGCCACCAGAGATAGATAAGTACTTCTGGCACTACAAAAGTGCCTACAACATAGACCAGGAGTGGGTCATAAGAGCTGGTGCGGTAAGGCAGAAGTGGATAGACCAAGCACAATCTCTTAACCTCTTCATTGACCCAGAGAACATAGATGGTCCTAAGCTCTCTAAACTTTACGAGCTTGCATGGGAGCTGGGTTTGAAAACCCTTTATTACACAAGGAGCAAGTCTATGACCGATATAGAAGAGTGCGAAAGCTGTTCCACCTAA
- a CDS encoding DUF420 domain-containing protein yields the protein MLTTFITLLSMLTISVSGVAIVLGIFLIKSGKREAHKKAMITASVFALIFVFLYILRNMLQAQGLVPIGKYEGPYKELFLFILWSHTALAIVNFPLAVITLRYAFKGLFERHKKIAPITAFVWIYVAVTGWLIFYFMQFLNR from the coding sequence ATGCTTACCACTTTTATAACTCTTTTGAGTATGCTTACCATATCTGTAAGTGGAGTTGCCATAGTTCTTGGCATATTTCTCATAAAGTCTGGCAAAAGAGAAGCTCACAAAAAGGCTATGATAACCGCTTCAGTATTTGCCCTTATATTTGTTTTCCTCTATATCCTCAGAAATATGCTTCAGGCTCAAGGGCTTGTGCCCATTGGAAAGTACGAAGGTCCGTACAAAGAGCTGTTTCTTTTTATTCTCTGGTCTCATACCGCCCTCGCTATAGTAAACTTTCCTCTTGCGGTTATAACCCTTAGATATGCCTTTAAGGGGCTGTTTGAGAGGCACAAGAAAATTGCTCCTATAACCGCTTTCGTTTGGATATACGTGGCTGTGACGGGTTGGCTTATCTTCTACTTTATGCAGTTCCTTAACCGATGA
- the fabG gene encoding 3-oxoacyl-[acyl-carrier-protein] reductase — MFHIELNGKTALITGSTRGIGKAIAQYLAKAGARVIITGRDQGRAEEVAKEIAQTYRVETLGVAMDMSEKDSITSAYERIESLFGGVDILVNNAGITKDKLFLRMSLEDWEEVLRVNLTGTFLITSLAIKGMLKKRWGRIVNISSVVGFTGNIGQVNYSSTKSALIGFTKSLAKELASRNITVNAVAPGFIETDMTSVLNDELKQAYLKSIPLGRFGKPEDVAGAVVFLCSDYASYITGEVLHVNGGMY; from the coding sequence ATGTTTCATATAGAGCTAAACGGTAAGACCGCCCTTATAACTGGTTCTACTCGTGGAATAGGAAAAGCCATAGCCCAGTATCTTGCAAAGGCAGGTGCAAGGGTAATAATAACAGGGAGAGACCAAGGCAGAGCGGAAGAGGTAGCTAAGGAGATAGCACAAACTTACAGAGTAGAAACTCTTGGTGTTGCCATGGATATGTCCGAAAAGGACTCCATAACCTCTGCCTACGAAAGGATAGAGTCCCTTTTTGGTGGAGTAGACATACTCGTAAACAACGCAGGCATAACAAAGGATAAGCTCTTTTTGAGAATGTCCCTTGAGGACTGGGAAGAAGTCCTTAGAGTAAACCTTACGGGAACTTTTCTTATAACCTCCCTTGCGATAAAGGGTATGCTTAAGAAAAGATGGGGTAGGATAGTAAACATATCCTCTGTGGTAGGCTTTACCGGCAACATAGGGCAGGTAAACTACTCCTCTACAAAATCTGCACTTATTGGGTTTACCAAAAGCCTTGCCAAGGAGCTGGCAAGCAGGAACATAACTGTCAATGCGGTAGCACCAGGCTTTATAGAAACGGACATGACTTCAGTGTTAAACGATGAGCTAAAGCAAGCCTATCTAAAGAGCATACCACTTGGCAGGTTTGGAAAGCCAGAGGATGTGGCGGGTGCGGTGGTGTTTCTGTGTTCAGACTATGCCAGCTATATTACCGGTGAAGTTCTGCACGTAAATGGTGGTATGTATTAA
- the ispF gene encoding 2-C-methyl-D-erythritol 2,4-cyclodiphosphate synthase gives MNIRIGLGFDSHAFEEGKPLKLGGVVIDFPLGLKGHSDADVLLHAITDAILGALGEPDIGQIFSNKDPRWKKADSKVFLQEAINRMRQKGYRLINLDCVIVADKPKIAPYKNAIKENLSRMLEIAPENISIKGKTREGFCREDGIACFCTILLIHEG, from the coding sequence ATGAACATAAGAATAGGACTTGGCTTTGACTCACATGCTTTTGAAGAAGGCAAACCATTAAAGCTCGGTGGTGTAGTTATTGATTTCCCTCTTGGACTAAAGGGACATTCAGACGCAGATGTTTTGCTCCACGCTATAACTGACGCCATACTTGGTGCATTGGGTGAACCCGACATAGGGCAGATATTCTCCAATAAGGACCCAAGGTGGAAAAAGGCGGATTCTAAGGTTTTTCTCCAAGAGGCTATAAATAGAATGAGGCAAAAAGGTTATCGCCTTATAAACCTTGACTGTGTTATTGTGGCGGACAAACCTAAGATAGCACCTTACAAGAATGCCATAAAGGAAAACCTCTCAAGGATGCTGGAAATAGCACCGGAGAACATTTCAATAAAGGGAAAGACAAGAGAAGGGTTTTGTAGAGAAGACGGGATTGCCTGTTTTTGCACTATCCTTTTAATACATGAAGGTTAA